The genomic window CGAGGCTCGTTTCTACCAGGCATCGTCGAGCGAGATATTTGGTAATTCTGAACCGCCGCAGAACGAGAACACGCCTTTTCGACCGCGCAGCCCCTATGCCATCGCCAAAGCGTACGCTTACTGGATCACCGTCAACTACCGCGAATCCTACGACATGTTCGCCGTCAACGGCATACTTTTCAACCACGAAAGCCCGCGGCGCGGTGAGACCTTCCTGACCCGCAAGGTGACCCGTGCGGTCGCGCACATTCTGGCCGGGATGCAGGCCAAACTCTACCTGGGCAATCTGGATTCGCGAAGGGATTACGGCTACGCGCCCGAGTATATCGAGATGATGTGGCACATGCTGCAGCAGGAGGTGCCGGATGACTTCGTCATCGGCACGGGCATCGCGCCGACGATGCGAGAATTCGTGGAAGAGGCATTTTCTTACGCCGATCTGGATTGGCAGGAATACGTCCAGATCGATCCGCGTTACTACCGACCGGCCGAAGTCGATTACCTGCAAGCCGATGCCAGGAAAGCGCGCCAGGTGCTGGATTGGAATCCGAAGATTACTTACAAAGACCTGGCGCGTATCATGATCGATGCGGACATGCAGGCGGTGGGCCTGGAACCGATTGGCAAGGGGTTGGAAATCCTGCGGGATAACTTCAGCGGATGGCATCGTTGGGACAATAGCGTAACCGCATTGCTCAATTCTTACAGCAATGGGATCGAATAATTCCGATCGTTTACCCTCTGATCGCCGCCAACCGTTTTGGGGGATCGGTGATGTCGATCGTGGGAATGTGGATCCGATGGAAGTGCTTGTGAGGTAGTATCAATGGCTGCGGATGAAAACACACAGACGATTCGAGACCTGAATTTATTGGAACACATCGAGAAGGATCCCGACATCACGCAAGCCTCTTTGGCTGCGAAACTCGGTGTGGCTGTCGGAACCGTCAACTGGCATCTCAAGCGTCTGATTAAAAAGGGATACATCAAGGCGAAGCGAGCGGAGCGGAAAAAACTGCGCTACATCATCACTCCGCAGGGGATTGCCTTGCGCGCCCGTTTGACCGTGGCCTACGTCGAGAATTCGATGACCCTTTATCGTCAAATCCGCCAGGAGGCACGCGAGGCGTTATCCGTGGCGCAAAAGAACGGACACAAGAAAGTGGCAATCCTCGGAAAGGGCGACATCGCCGACGTTTGCCGCCTCACTTGTTTGGAACAGGGCTTCTCCGTGGTCG from Anaerolineales bacterium includes these protein-coding regions:
- the gmd gene encoding GDP-mannose 4,6-dehydratase, producing the protein MPRALITGITGQDGSYLTEFLLSKGYEVHGMIRKASTFNTGRIDHIYQDPHRPEARMFLHYGDLASAEVLTNLIYNVQPDEIYNLGAQSHVKVSFEMPEYTGTVTGLGTVRILDAIRRSGIEARFYQASSSEIFGNSEPPQNENTPFRPRSPYAIAKAYAYWITVNYRESYDMFAVNGILFNHESPRRGETFLTRKVTRAVAHILAGMQAKLYLGNLDSRRDYGYAPEYIEMMWHMLQQEVPDDFVIGTGIAPTMREFVEEAFSYADLDWQEYVQIDPRYYRPAEVDYLQADARKARQVLDWNPKITYKDLARIMIDADMQAVGLEPIGKGLEILRDNFSGWHRWDNSVTALLNSYSNGIE
- a CDS encoding winged helix-turn-helix transcriptional regulator → MAADENTQTIRDLNLLEHIEKDPDITQASLAAKLGVAVGTVNWHLKRLIKKGYIKAKRAERKKLRYIITPQGIALRARLTVAYVENSMTLYRQIRQEAREALSVAQKNGHKKVAILGKGDIADVCRLTCLEQGFSVVDVPEDDEVPVLEIDGKKIHLSNP